In Strix uralensis isolate ZFMK-TIS-50842 chromosome 26, bStrUra1, whole genome shotgun sequence, a genomic segment contains:
- the KCNJ1 gene encoding ATP-sensitive inward rectifier potassium channel 1, with amino-acid sequence MFNYLRKRFTSHIRERSRRRARLVSKDGRCNIEFGNVEQSRFVFLIDIWTTILDLRWRYKMTIFISAFLGSWFLFGLLWYVVAYIHKDLPEFNPSINHTPCVENINGLTSAFLFSLETQVTIGYGFRCVTEQCATAIFLLIFQSILGVIINSFMCGAILAKISRSKNRAKTITFSKNAVISKRGGKLCLLIRVANLRKSLLIGSHIYGKLLKTTITPEGETIILDQVNIEFLVDAGNENLFFISPLTIYHIIDKNSPFFHMAAETILQQDFELVVFLDGTVEATSATCQVRTSYIPEEVLWGYRFAPIVSKTKEGKYRVDFQNFSKTVAVETPHCAFCLYNEKEAKAKEKKGYDNPGFVLSEVSETSDTKM; translated from the coding sequence ATGTTCAACTACCTCCGGAAACGCTTTACCAGCCACATCAGAGAACGCAGCCGGCGAAGAGCAAGGCTTGTCTCTAAAGATGGAAGGTGTAACATAGAGTTTGGCAATGTAGAACAGTCAAGGTTTGTCTTTTTGATCGACATATGGACAACTATCCTGGATCTCAGATGGAGATACAAAATGACTATCTTCATTTCAGCGTTCTTAGGCAGCTGGTTTCTATTTGGTCTCCTCTGGTACGTTGTGGCATACATACACAAAGATCTCCCAGAATTCAATCCTTCCATAAATCACACCCCCTGTGTTGAGAATATCAACGGCTTGACTTCAGCTTTCCTGTTCTCCTTGGAGACCCAGGTAACCATCGGTTACGGCTTCAGATGTGTCACGGAACAATGTGCCACTGCCATTTTCCTGCTCATCTTCCAGTCTATCTTGGGGGTAATCATCAATTCTTTTATGTGTGGTGCCATCTTGGCCAAGATATCGAGGTCCAAAAACCGGGCTAAGACCATCACCTTCAGCAAGAACGCTGTCATCAGCAAACGTGGGGGGAAGCTCTGCCTCCTTATTCGGGTGGCAAACCTCAGGAAGAGCCTGCTGATAGGGAGTCACATCTACGGAAAACTTCTGAAGACCACCATCACCCCAGAAGGAGAGACAATCATTTTGGACCAGGTCAACATAGAATTTCTAGTCGATGCTGGCAATGAGAATCTCTTCTTCATTTCCCCATTAACTATTTATCATATCATAGATAAGAACAGCCCATTCTTCCACATGGCAGCAGAAACCATTCTGCAGCAAGATTTTGAACTGGTGGTGTTTTTAGATGGCACTGTGGAAGCCACTAGCGCTACCTGTCAAGTGAGGACATCCTACATCCCAGAAGAGGTGCTCTGGGGTTATCGTTTTGCTCCCATTGTGTCCAAGACCAAAGAAGGGAAATACAGAGTAGACTTCCAGAACTTCAGCAAAACAGTGGCTGTGGAGACTCCCCACTGTGCCTTCTGTCTCTACAATGAGAAAGAAGCTAAAGCCAAAGAGAAGAAAGGTTATGACAATCCTGGTTTTGTCTTGTCAGAAGTTAGTGAAACCAGTGACACAAAAATGTAG